The following proteins are co-located in the Fusobacteria bacterium ZRK30 genome:
- a CDS encoding peptide ABC transporter substrate-binding protein, whose translation MKRIMYVFSVLLLLLLTACGGNKNEDQGEAGVNKVEQVLRFNLDADPPSIDPQLNTDSSGAMVINNTFEGLMRNDASGKPEPAMAESVDISEDKTVYTFHLRKGAKWSDGKPVTAEDFKYAWLRGLDPEVASEYAYQLYYIRGGQDYFKGKGKREDVGLEVLDDYTLRVVLEAPTPYFLNLVTFFTYMPVRKDIVDQKSEGWAKDPKLTVSNGPFVVSEYKINDKIVLTPNKNYWNKENIKLKKMVLTMIIEGSTVLTAYDNNEIDVISGQVPIQEIPKRQMEDPTFKTLPYLGTYYYLFNVDKAPTNDINVRKALSLAIDREAIVNQITKAGQMPATGFVPNGLIDSKGNDFRATAGDYDMSTTANIELAREYLAKAGYPNGQGMPPVELMYNTSESHKAIAEAIQSMWKKNLGIEVTLANQEWAVFKTTRSMGNFQVMRSVWLGDYNDPMTFLDMWTSYSGNNNAQWRATEDGKFPENKKFTRMIEESKLVSGEARDKKLYAAEKIIMDQAIIAPLYYYTGVVMIKDKVKSWERDILGTWYFGNAEITEKLK comes from the coding sequence ATGAAAAGAATTATGTATGTTTTTAGTGTTTTACTACTACTGCTGCTTACAGCATGCGGGGGTAATAAAAATGAAGATCAAGGGGAAGCTGGAGTAAATAAGGTAGAACAGGTTTTGAGATTTAACTTAGATGCAGATCCTCCATCCATTGATCCACAATTAAATACCGATTCATCTGGTGCAATGGTGATCAATAATACCTTTGAAGGGCTGATGAGAAATGATGCGTCAGGGAAACCGGAACCGGCAATGGCAGAATCTGTGGATATTTCTGAAGACAAGACTGTATATACCTTTCATTTGAGAAAAGGTGCTAAATGGTCAGATGGTAAACCGGTAACAGCTGAAGATTTTAAATATGCCTGGTTGAGGGGCTTAGATCCAGAAGTTGCTTCTGAATATGCTTATCAGCTTTATTATATTAGAGGTGGGCAGGATTATTTTAAGGGGAAAGGAAAGAGGGAGGATGTAGGATTAGAAGTCTTGGATGACTATACCCTAAGGGTTGTTTTAGAGGCTCCTACACCATATTTTTTAAACTTAGTGACATTTTTTACATATATGCCTGTAAGAAAAGATATAGTGGATCAAAAATCTGAGGGGTGGGCAAAAGATCCTAAATTAACCGTATCAAATGGTCCCTTTGTCGTGTCGGAATATAAGATAAATGATAAGATTGTATTGACTCCCAATAAAAACTATTGGAACAAAGAGAATATAAAACTAAAGAAGATGGTACTTACTATGATTATAGAGGGAAGTACGGTATTAACTGCATATGATAACAACGAGATAGATGTTATATCCGGCCAGGTACCTATACAGGAAATCCCCAAAAGACAGATGGAAGATCCAACCTTTAAAACGTTACCATACCTAGGAACATATTATTACCTATTCAATGTAGATAAAGCACCTACAAATGATATAAATGTAAGGAAAGCCCTTTCACTGGCTATAGACAGAGAGGCCATTGTAAATCAGATTACTAAGGCGGGACAGATGCCGGCAACAGGATTTGTTCCCAATGGACTCATAGATTCTAAAGGGAATGACTTTAGAGCTACAGCCGGTGACTACGATATGTCTACAACAGCCAATATAGAGTTAGCTCGTGAATATTTGGCTAAAGCTGGATATCCAAATGGTCAGGGGATGCCTCCTGTGGAACTTATGTATAATACCAGTGAATCCCACAAAGCCATAGCGGAAGCTATCCAGAGTATGTGGAAGAAAAATCTTGGAATAGAAGTTACCTTGGCTAACCAGGAATGGGCAGTGTTTAAAACTACAAGAAGTATGGGGAACTTTCAGGTGATGAGATCTGTGTGGCTGGGAGATTACAATGATCCTATGACATTTTTAGATATGTGGACCTCATATTCAGGAAATAATAATGCCCAGTGGAGAGCCACAGAAGACGGTAAATTTCCAGAGAATAAAAAATTTACAAGAATGATTGAGGAGTCGAAGTTAGTCAGCGGGGAAGCTCGTGATAAAAAACTCTATGCTGCTGAAAAGATAATAATGGATCAGGCCATTATAGCGCCTCTTTATTATTATACAGGTGTAGTAATGATTAAGGATAAAGTTAAAAGCTGGGAAAGGGATATACTGGGAACTTGGTATTTTGGAAATGCAGAGATAACGGAAAAATTAAAATAA